GAGAATGCGTGATATGTTCTATACTGTCGCACAAGCAATGGGTGAAATCATAAGTAGGATAAATACACCACTGATCTCCTGTTTTATGATGAGgtatgtattttattctatatgCAACTGGATCTTGTTTTCCTTCTTCTAATGTTACTTTCATACGTAATGTGGCTTCACCTTCTTCAAGTAGGCCATCTTTCATATCCTACATGAAAAATAATAAGATTCCAACTGGTACAGTAGAGACACCCTTAACcgaaggtttatttttgtaatatcctaataccaaaacattctattatcaAATTCAATTTCTCTATTAGGTGTAGAcgtatctaaataatacaatgctTAGATAATAGTACGCTTGGTTACCAGAATAttctaaaaataaatgtttgaaTAAGGGAGTCCCTActgtatattattaatttatataacttCTAGAACTATGTATACAAATTGTTGAGATCCTTTATTTATCTATGGAAAATGTAATTACTTGAAAGAGTTGAAGGCTTTCTGAAATTGGTCTGTTCCGCCATGGACTTGGAGGAGGATTGAAACCTCTTATTTCCTCACTAGATTGATGACATACATATGCAAAACCTCCCTTTATAAGTTTAATAGCCCATTCGTATAACTGTTGAAAATTGTCAGAAGAATGTGTAATCTTTGCTGGTTTATATCCAAGCCATTCTACCATTTCCTGAATACCAAGAAAAAACTTTTCTTCTTCCTTTTCCGGATTTGTATCATCATAACGTAAGAAACATATGCCATCATGAGCTGCAGCATATCTACAATAAAAACAATGTCTCTACTGGAAACAGTAAACAAAAAAAATGGAGCATAAGaaacattgaaaaataaaatatacccAAAGTTAATATTGATTGCCTTTGCATGCCCAATATGTAAAATTCCATTAGGTTCTGGTGGGAACCTAGTTCTTACTTTACCACCTGTTATTTCCAAGTGCTCTTGCAGCAACTTATGCGTGTTTGGAAGTACAGGATATCCTTCAGTTTTATAATTTTCTCCTGGTTTATGGAAATGAACTTTAGTTTTCATTAATTCACTTATTGTTTGAGCACCTATATTTTTACTCGATGCCACCACACTTTTCAGTTCtgctgaataaaaaaaaatattaagtaATTTGCTTTTCAAACATTGTATATGCAGTCtaattcttttttattaaaatcttaACTACTAGACTATAACAAATTACTTAAATCaatgataatttaattatatgtattgtaaataaaattttgtttataatatgaagaaagaaaatttggatgcataaaaatccattaCAGCTATTAAAAGTTAATTATAACTTTGCAACTTACCTTTTTCCTTCTCCGTTTTTTTTGTATTAACTTGTTTTACTGTTTTAGGAGGTGGAGCAAAATCAAGATCAACTTTAGGTCCTAGTAGTACGAGAATCTGAACATCAAATTCATTCTTAATTGCTTTTCCATCTGCCCACTTTAAATTATTACGAACATGCTGCATTAATGGACCAATATTAAAACGATATCTGTAAATACATACAGTTTTGTATCTTAAAATGTTAACTAGAATtagatttaatattataaagtAATTAAGAAAACCTCTTGTCCAATATTTCTGACTTATGTTCCTCTATAACTTTTTCTACTTCAGTTTCAATTTCTTCTGGGGTAACTACAATCCCTATACCACATTCTTCTTCAAAATTTGAAATGTTATGTACTTCTCCTACATGATGAAGTAGATAACCCAATGCTGCATCGACCCTCTGTATTGTATCTAACTTATTCTCAAATATGTATTTAACCACAAATGGTATTTCACAAAAAATTTGATTCTTTATTTTTGAAGCAAGATGGTACAATAAAACTCCAATTTCTGGAGTAATCGTTCCATAGTGAGAGGCCTACAAATTCCATATTTATTGATTACATATGGTAAAACCAAATGTGGCAATAACTCGATAATAGAAATAGTACTTTTTAaatccaataaaaattatatattcataATAAATTTAAGTAAATGGAAGATTTATAAATGATAATGAACGATAACGAATTCAATGTTACTATAAGTCTATGTATTCTTaagtattaaataattaactaaCCTGTCTTATTGCATGTTTCAAATTATTAGAtacttgtttattttttaaagtTTCTTTAGCCTTTTGTTCACTCAATCCAATTAGTTGGAACAATTGTATATCATCTTCTATTTTTGTCATATTCTCCGTCATATTTCTATTCTTCTCTTCAAGAATGAGTTAAAAGTTGTTTTTGATTTCGAACCGGCAAATCAATTcttgcattgatatgatgcaATTCGATAACCTAAGACCAATATTGGACAATATGTACATATTAGGGTTATGTGGCCATGGGAAAAGGAGAGatgtgtaatatgtaataaatctGTATATTATAATCTTCGTTGTGAAAGGTCAATTTCTACATTTTGGATTCTACATATATAGGAATTTTATTGTTCAATACTATTCCATACacacataatataacataattaaaaCTGTATAATAGTAAACAGCTAATTTACTGTAAAATTACAAtcgtaattataaatatttaatgaatGTGTTTGGTgcgtaaaaaaaaagataattaaGACATTCGGCATACAATAAGAATATCTGAAAAAATCACTCATTTCGTCTTGTTCCTCGattcattatatgtatatacgaattttatttgaaaaaacatataatttaaattaattatgctGTCATGAAATCAACAAATTTGTCTAAATACAATTTAtgcatatgtataatattattgcagGTATTATAGAAGTAATTGGTCGATtcaaatgtaatatataaacgATTTGTTCAATCGATCATAtcgataaaatttagtatttttttattaataagatATATGCGTGTAGCAAAATCGTACGAAAAATGAGCAACAGTGACGATGATGATTTACAATTGTGTCCCACAACACTTGCTGCTTTAAATGAATTTCTTAAAGAAAAGGAAGAAAGGGAAAATGAATTAAAATGCATTTCAGAAAATCAAAGTCTAGATATTTGTTTCGATGAAAACTGGGTAAGTTAACTTTTATTATATCTCAATAACTATGTTATATTAGCTATATTAGAAGATATTAATATGATCTGTATAATCTCTGAATTTTCAATATTGATAGCAATTGAGTCAGTTTTggtatgacgagtatactacaGATACTCTTGTCAAAGGTGCTATAAATTCTACAGATTCTACTGGAAAGATTGCTTTAATTTCATGTCCTACActttacaataaattaaaaaaaaactgtggcTTACGACAAGGTATAAATTTATTAGGAATAAATCTTTGACTTACATGATATGACTTTTAATAAATGTTTAGCAAATTCTTTGTTAACAGTAACACTTTTTGAGTATGACGAACGCTTCAAAATATTTGGTTCTGACTATGTaccatataattataaatttccTTTGGATTTAACAAGAAATATGGCAGGTTATTATGACTTGGTCATAGCTGATCCACCATTTCTTTCTGACGAATGTTTAACAAAAACTGCACTTACAATCAAATTCCTGGCAAAAAAGAATATTGTTCTTTGTACAGGTAAGtgattatttcttatttcttatttaaaattaatttacaacTTTTTGTTACCAGGTGCTGTTATGGCAGAATTAGTAGGAAAGCTAATGGAtgttaaaatttgtaattttatacctCATCATCAAAATAATCTTGGAAATGAATTTTATTGTTACTCGAatttcgatttcgataaaatgttaaaataaataagtatctaataaaaatattgcatATGACGTTTACGTATTTGAAATTGGAAGAACAATTTGTATACATAGTATATAATGTACAATTGTAATATGAGATTTAAACTTTCGAAACGTTCGTTGCATTTGAATGGCTATGTTACTTCCGggtttttttttcttaataTGTCAGTATAGAAAGTAACataattatttacataaatGAACACAAAAATAATCAACTAGTACAGATTTcgttgtttatttttttttctaatatcttaatttttacataaataaaacaattaaaaactAAAGTATATTGGCAATACTgacatattgtaatataatcgaACAAAGTATTAAATTTGATCACTTATTTTACGTTTTGTATTCTAAAAGCAACTATTGTGTAATAAGCTCTATTTTAGTTTTATATACACTTTCATATAATCGAAGAAAAAGAACGCGAGAATACATTTTTACACATATAAAGAAAAGAATACTGTACAACATTCAACTTTCTCAAAGTTGAGTTTAAACTCCCTAGGCAGGGAAAAAATAATCTCTAGGTAAACATCTGTGAAAAGAAGACACGCGATGGAAAGCgtaaatatttacatttcttGAGTGTTTGCGggagtaatttttatttataatcatGATAGACGGAAACATTTCCATGGAGGAAGATACAGAATTACGGGATTTGGTGGTGCAAACCCTTGAGAATAATGGTGTTCTTGCTAAAGTGCGGGTAGGCTGAAACGAAATTTTAAAAATCACGCCTTTTTTTCTAGGTTATGTATATTGTGTCAAGGAACTTgatcaaatttttcaaatttttgctGTAATACTCTTTTTAAAGTCTTTTATAATGTTATAGGCAGAACTGAGAGCAAGTGTGTTCTTAGCTTTAGAAGAACAAGAATCAGTAATGGTATGTTAACATTTTCTGTAATATGTCTTAAAAAAATCTTTGAATTTTCTTGTCAGGACTTATAAAAAAATTGATTATATCTTAATTTCCATTGATCGATATTGAAATCATAGTTTATAATGtagtattattaataacatAGGGTTAATATTAAATTGTAGTAATATAAAGAGAGAATTTGATTtatttgtaatttaatttagtaGGCGTTTTTCACTGTAAACAAtaataagaatttattattcAAGTTTCATAATCTTTTAAGGCATTAGTAGtgcataattaatttaatattttagaaTCCAGAACCACTTCTCAATAAAACTGTAAAACAGTACCTGGCTAATTCAGAAGGAAAATTATTGTTTTCCTTGGTTAGGGAGTTCCTAGAATATTTTGGTCTTGATTATACAATATCTGTATATGATCCAGAGACATACTTTGGAAAAGAATATAATTATGTTGGAAGAAATAAATTATGTGAAGAATTAGGTATTGAATCAAATGAACCATTACTTGgtgaaattttaaaaaatagcaTGATTAGTGCCTTCAATAACACACAGAAGGTATTTATATCACAACATTTTAATTCATATTGTATTTAAAatgttaaatataattaaaaaatataattattattacagaaTGAAACTGATAACAGCAGGTTTAATAAAACCAATGAAAATGACACAAATGTTGCCAATGCAACATTTGAAATTTCCATTCCGAAGGTATTAAATAAAGAAACAGCATCTTTAtccaataataatgatatttcgGGTAAACTGGAGAGTGTTTCGCAACAAAGCCCAAAACTTCCAATAAATATGACAATAAATGATAACAAGAGTAAAGAAATGTCTTTTGATGATATTTCAATAGATCGATCAAATTCTgaaaaacaaaataattctCTCAGGAAAAGTATTGCTTCTGAAGACTCAGAAAAAGACAATGGAATTGATAGCACAGGGAACAATAATATGCATTTTGATACACTCTCTGTAAGTCCGAATGGCACAACTACAGTGATGAATCACATGACAGAGGAGACTGAAGTAGATGCAACCATCCAAACAAATTTACTAAATAAAACCGAGCCTTTAATTAAGTTTGATGAATCTATAGTTACTGAACTGCAAACAAATCAAAATGAAGATATAAGTAagcaaaataatataaatagtttGGATTTACAAATAGCAAATAACGTACAAAATAAAAAGTCAGTTAATACTGGAAATAGTTTTGGGAAAACTGTATACTTTGAAGAAATTATTGTTGatggaaaaaaagaaaatatcaatACTATACATAATAGTGAATCCTTTTTACAAGATTTACCATCATTAGATAAGAAATCCCATTCTATACTTAGTGATCTCCCGCCATTAAATGGTAAAAAGACTAATATTAATGATCTGAAagaattgatggatattggacTTGGTATGTTGATATATGTTAAACATTTATGGACTGTAGGCGTCTGtgcaaatttattttaaaatagaaaattatacCTAATATTCTTGAGTAATTCTTGAGTAGCACATTTGCATAATCATCTACAGTGTAGCTATGCACTTTCACGTCTTATACTATTAAAATAATCTTTTCAGGAACACATGGTGTTGATAATTACGAAGAAGATTTCATTTCATCTGCATCCGGTAGTGCTTATGATCAAAGCCCTACCAAAGAACCTGAAAAGTTAAATAGCCCAATAAAATTACAAACAAAAAGACAAGACAAAACTCAAAGTGCGCATAGTGAAGAAATAAGTGAAGAAATTGAGGAAATTGATGACGTATTAAGCAGTACTTCATGTGTAAGTAAACACAATGTGAAACAAAGGTCTTTTTGTTTAATATATGCTACTAAGTAAACAAATTTTCTTATATAGTTTGAATATTCCACTTATAATTCTTTTTTAGCTTGAAGACATAAATATGGataaaaatatatcaaattTTACAACGGGTATTACTGCTAATTGCGCAAAAGAATTATAATTGAAAAAGCAAGTACAGCTTTTACATTCTGCAAGTATTTTAAgacgttattttttttttataatattcataCTTGATATCCTACATTGGGATATTAAATATGTTAATGCAGATTATGGTGGATCACAAACTTGCAGAATTATTTTGGTTTTTGACATGGCACTGCCATTTATGGCTCAATACTTATAAGTTTTTCTACAAAAAACGTAGAAGGGAAATGTCTGAATCTATATCCAGAAGTGTTACATTTTCTGTATTTTATAGATATTTCTCAATAGAAACATATTTTTGTACaattcataaattcatatttgaTATATTCTAGCAGTATTTAAAAATGACAACTTTTGAACGAATATTctgaatttattataaaataaacattaaaatattttagGTATTTACGAAAAAAAGGTATAAACTATATTATTAAAATGAGTTACATGTGGGAAAACAAACTAAACTGCCAATGCCTTTTGTTGCTACTGCAATAAGATGTAAAATTATATTTCGTGTAAATCTAAGAATTGAAAACAGAGATCATTTGAAAGTTCCAATAGACTTGTACAACAAGTGTCGTTATCGTATCTACACCGCCGTAACGCAGTAAGGAACACTTGCAATTAGAAAATTGCATTGATACAAAAAATGTGAAacattatttaattcaatttgatACATTGAATAGTCAAAATCAGAATGTGAAATGTTTTTGTTTTGGAAATTGTGATACATTGTTAATTGAATTAGAATTGTAATACTAAGACTTTTAATTAGATTTTCAGACAAGCTGCCTTCTACGTTATTCTGTAAATATGTCtagtattattattcttaaagCCAATTATCTCAATGTTAAAATACTTTAAGAAGTGGAAAGTAATCAGCTACATTAATGATTGTTGGATACTTAGTTATGTCTCTCTAAAAAAAAACTTTGTAATATTTTTGTTGTGTTTACCAGAATAATTCTTGTCTGATTTTATGACTGAATGTCATTAATTACCTCACTTAACTGAAGATACTGGTATAGTATCGATAgcaatattgataaattatccGTCTAAAAATGGATTGcctaaaaataaatcaaattattTTTTTGAAAGGTAATGGTGCTAAATACGTGAAaccgaaataattatttataaaaattgaagTTATTTTATGGAAATTAGGAGCTCATGTGTTTCTTTGCATCCCTAATTTTTAATGTCTCAATTATTATAGAAGCttaagactaagaaactaaattTTTGGGCAATCCAGTACCTTGATAAAAATATTCGTATAAATATACTATGCCGCAAATAAGATGCAATAACTAAGTACAATTCATGGTGGATCAACAGAATGCTTGACAAATCAAAATCTGTTTGTAAAAATGTACAGCCTGCTTTCTTCACAAAATTTTTTAGTAGCACACAACTACTGTGAGATCATCAATATTAAGTACTAAAATGGATTCAAACAAAGAGATTTCAGAATCTTTTAATGCAACTTACAATTCCATCTGCACAAGACTAATCCTATTTAAGACTAAAAGTATAACATTTATAACTAAAACATTTCATatacaatttaaatagaaaataattattgaatGTAATTTCACTATAGCAATGTTACTTATAATACAATGTGACATATTTATTTTTAAGAAGAAACCGTATCAGTTTGtgcattgatttcaatgaaACTTTGTCATGTGAGATACACTTTCCAAAAAACAAACACATATATAAACATTTTTGCGAATAAGTGTTCTTTAAAAGAATATTTATTAACGCGTTATTTAGGGGAACACTTATAATTTAAAGTGAAAAAGTACCAattatatttcttttattaGTTAAATTGCGTAAGTAAGTCACTGATACATTAAGATTTTAACATTAAACGCCATCGTAAACAGTGCGCAATCACATAAACATTTGAATATGTGTCTGCttatttttatacaaattcACAATAAGAAATATAATTGAGATCAATTACTTAACTGACATGGTACTTTCTTCTTAGTATTGCTAGTGGTTGAGTTtcttattttacatatttttcatGTTTAATCCTtcattagctacaaataaaaaagttgattACTGTTTTCATATCTTCAGTATatgtttataaaaatttattattgaaataaCAAAACGATACATTCACTTATTTCTGCATTATTCAGAGTATATGTAGAGCAATGAAATCACTTAGTTTGAATCGTCTTTTATCtctatgtataatattaaagCAGGTGTGTTCCTGACCAATCAACGTGGTTACATTTTAAAATCAATATAACATAATTTTATAAACACAATTTCAGGACAACACTGAACATTCCTACACTATAGACGTAAAGCATAAATACATTCCATTGTTATGAAGATTATTACACTTTTGTTGTATTGTTAGAATTAGTAAGCAAATTTACAGCATAAGTATTTTTCACTATAGAGTATAAGAACGAGAGAGCTGACGCGAGAAAGAGGGCAAgtgtatgcgtgtgtgtgtgtaatttaagaaatattttataattacataatatgttgaaattttatttttcattcttataaaATTAGGAATTGTTTCTATAAACATTTGTATTACAGGATAtacaaacatttttatatttatgtagtttcaattaattttaaacaTGATTGTCTTATAGTTATGTAGTCCACTCGCATTTTAGCACGTATGAACATTTTGTTACAggtttataacaattttacatttgcTAATATCGGCAATATATTTGTTACATtcatgtaaaaagaaatttttgatACACTGATATCACTGATATCACTTATGGCCTGTGTTAATTCTAATTTAATTGGGGAAGAATTTAACATGGTTGCAGACTCTTcggttttaaaaaattaataaaacctAGAAGTTGTTTTTTTTACACAACCGTGATCCTATAGTTTTTGATCTATTTTTCAACAGCACAATAAAAGTTCTTAATTGATGATGGTTTATTCTTAGACTCATTTTTTAATAGACTGCTTATTTTTCACATACATTGTTGTATTTTGTTAATAGTAAACACGAACTGAATATGTCTATTTAATGAGATTCAAGATGATTACATGTATTTTCTATTTATCAAATTTTCTTATCATATTACATCACTTTCCCCTTATTTAAGTATAATTCAAATATAATGCTGCACATTGTCTATTACTTTAACGATAATATATTTTAGAGTAATTTCAATGAAAACAATATTACTTAAAATATTAGATGATCACATTTCAATAACATTTTGCTTTTTTAGATTACTAACTTCTAAATTTTGTGCAATGTCTGCTACCATGTTATAGCAtgctaaattgttaattctcAGAGATGTCATTATTTGTTTCCGTTTCTTCTTTATATGTAACAGATGAATAGATTTCACCTACTCTAATACATATGCAAAATAACTCAAAAGTCTTGTTAcatgtttttattttcaaacattTATAAAATGTATATGTAGCGTACATTACAAATATGCGAACATTTCATTTTATACATGACACATGTAGGAGAATGCAGTACAAAAAAGTTTGGAAGTATATGTTCCAAGAAAAAAAATACATTACTTTTTTTCTACATACATCTTTAAAGCAgttttttaatagaaaaaaaatattataaatgagTAAAGATATCAATTTGTTATGTTATGAAAAGTAACTGTATTAATCTGTATATACGATAATGGTATTTAATGCACTGTATGCAAATTGATTATAGATCCTGCAAACACTGGTACGAAATAGTTGTAATTATTGTTATTTGCTAATTTATACTATCAAATTAAGCAGATGAAGTATTAATGAATTATTCACAATATTTTTTCATACAGTCTTAGGTAATTACATCTGTAACCACGTTGAAATATTGGTAGCTATATTGTGCCTTTTAGTGTGTATGAATAATAAACAATGCAAATACATACTATGGAATTGTGGGATTTACAAAACACCTAAGTTACTTATTTATGATTTTGAAGTACGATGTAATGATATTCATgtatatgttatttattttataaagatTTTTCTCTTTTGCAAATGGTgtacattttttgtaattaccCCGAATACTTCATCTTTATTCTGAACTCATGTAAGTATCCAAAACCATATCAATGATTTACTCATTACATAATtctaatttctattaaataatttttgtttttacAAACTATTACATTGCAACTGGTAAATTAAACAACACTTATACAAgtgttttaatattacatgGAAATATAATgtacaaaatgttaaaaattatatatttattcaattttaatttattacatTATGTTAATATTCTATAAATGCACATAACAATGTGATTATTAATTAGgctattaaaattttaaatattttatgagtgtacacaaatgtacaaatacaaGAATCTATTTGGTAGTTACAATTAAATAGAATTCATATCTTTATGTACAAATCTGTTTAATATTCATGATTAAGTTGCAACAATTTACTCTGTGAGAATCTTATAATAAATACACATTGTATTGATGACATTATACAATGGTGATACTTGCTAACAATGCTTGGAAAATAGTTGACATATACCTATTACTTTTTAGTAAACTACTAGATGTACAATAAGAAAACAATTTATTCAAAAAATTTTACTTTTACATTCTATTACGCTCTCTTTGTAGTCGTTCACTATATGCTTTTGATACAAGATTAAATGCATCCATATATCGGTCCATACACATTGCTACACATTTCtgtaaataaaacaaaataatgaataaaatgatCTAATATTCACAAGAAAAATTTGCAGTAATTATATAGATTAGGGCAAGCTTTAACCAATTTTGGTAATTCTTAAATATGTTTTTCGAAGATATTTGTGAAAAACTGTTACTACTATTCCAATAAATCCTACGTATGTAAATCCTAGATGTTTGTGGTGGCGTATGGGTCAGTGTGGGACCTGTGGGCTTATTTGTCAggaattaatatacatatataaccaGCAAACGCCTTTTAATTAAGAGTACCTTTTTTACAAAGTTAGAAGTTGTAAGGTTGAAGTATCATACCcctgataatatatttaaaaattaccAAAATTAGTGAGATGTATACTAATCTACGTATTCACTAAATTTGTATGTAACATTGTAACATGATTTTAATTATATacaaagataatttatattatcaatttatgttatcaatgtttaaaaaatgataGTCTCAAGCAAAGTTTTATGGCAGATTTAAAGTATAACATTGTGCTTATATATATTTTCCCCTTTTATATAAGTATTTATAAGACATAATTACTTTTCAGACATTTATAGTGatgaaattttaaaaataactaCATAATGTGTATCGTTGTATAtaaaaacaaatgtacaaatatatttaaactatttttattaatatttcataaaatatactTTACAGTTCATAAACTtaattatatgaaatattaacgAACGAAAGTAAATATTTTGGATTAAAATTATGTTACAAAATGATTTGTGTGCTACTTTTCTGAGTCACCATAAATGTAGGTCTGTAGTAGGAAAAGTTAAAAATCAGTCGATTTACAAATCATTACTTTTCTGTAtcaatatttaacaatttttaaggttatattttacaaaataaacGATGTTACCTGTTCAGAGCTATCCAGCGATGTACCTGGCTTGTTTATACACTTTTTGAAGCATTTCTCTGTCATTTTCTAAAAATATGAGATCAAATCCGCGCCAGTCATTCATCTTACGTTCgcaaaagtaaaaaataatatggACTTGTGTAATCGTACCGTAAGTAACTCCTGTGCGTTTGCAACAGCGATTTGTTGTTTAATTTGATCCATAAGCTCATCTCGTTGGGAACTTGTTAATGAGCCAGGTGATAAAGACGATATGGAATCCATATTTACACTCTAAAGTAATTCTGTCTTTATGTGATAATATACtaaaatcaaaattattttacagCCCTACTGTTTCTGAACCACTGTGTTAGCCCGGTTGGTTCAATATACCGGAAGCA
The window above is part of the Megalopta genalis isolate 19385.01 chromosome 2, iyMegGena1_principal, whole genome shotgun sequence genome. Proteins encoded here:
- the GlnRS gene encoding glutaminyl-tRNA synthetase isoform X1, which encodes MTENMTKIEDDIQLFQLIGLSEQKAKETLKNKQVSNNLKHAIRQASHYGTITPEIGVLLYHLASKIKNQIFCEIPFVVKYIFENKLDTIQRVDAALGYLLHHVGEVHNISNFEEECGIGIVVTPEEIETEVEKVIEEHKSEILDKRYRFNIGPLMQHVRNNLKWADGKAIKNEFDVQILVLLGPKVDLDFAPPPKTVKQVNTKKTEKEKAELKSVVASSKNIGAQTISELMKTKVHFHKPGENYKTEGYPVLPNTHKLLQEHLEITGGKVRTRFPPEPNGILHIGHAKAININFGYAAAHDGICFLRYDDTNPEKEEEKFFLGIQEMVEWLGYKPAKITHSSDNFQQLYEWAIKLIKGGFAYVCHQSSEEIRGFNPPPSPWRNRPISESLQLFQDMKDGLLEEGEATLRMKVTLEEGKQDPVAYRIKYIPHHKTGDQWCIYPTYDFTHCLCDSIEHITHSLCTKEFQSRRSSYYWLCNALDIYCPVQWEYSRLNVSYTVVSKRKIAKLIEEGFVSDWDDPRLFTLTALRRRGFPPEAINNFCAQMGVTVAQAVVDPAALEACVRDVLNVTATRHMAVLDPLKVTISNFTHGNPIKLTVPDFPNEPGKGQHDIVFDEVIYIEASDFQEKASKDFRRLTLNQAVGLKHAGVVLTVKEIERDSSGNIVNIIATQEPASENNKPKAFIHWVSNPILASIRLYERLFKHKHPEDVNEVPNGFLSDVNSSSKKEIVGYIDASLVDLAKPLDKFQFERIGFFSVDPDTTPGKLVFNRTVTLKEDSKNM
- the GlnRS gene encoding glutaminyl-tRNA synthetase isoform X2, producing MTENMTKIEDDIQLFQLIGLSEQKAKETLKNKQVSNNLKHAIRQASHYGTITPEIGVLLYHLASKIKNQIFCEIPFVVKYIFENKLDTIQRVDAALGYLLHHVGEVHNISNFEEECGIGIVVTPEEIETEVEKVIEEHKSEILDKRYRFNIGPLMQHVRNNLKWADGKAIKNEFDVQILVLLGPKVDLDFAPPPKTVKQVNTKKTEKEKELKSVVASSKNIGAQTISELMKTKVHFHKPGENYKTEGYPVLPNTHKLLQEHLEITGGKVRTRFPPEPNGILHIGHAKAININFGYAAAHDGICFLRYDDTNPEKEEEKFFLGIQEMVEWLGYKPAKITHSSDNFQQLYEWAIKLIKGGFAYVCHQSSEEIRGFNPPPSPWRNRPISESLQLFQDMKDGLLEEGEATLRMKVTLEEGKQDPVAYRIKYIPHHKTGDQWCIYPTYDFTHCLCDSIEHITHSLCTKEFQSRRSSYYWLCNALDIYCPVQWEYSRLNVSYTVVSKRKIAKLIEEGFVSDWDDPRLFTLTALRRRGFPPEAINNFCAQMGVTVAQAVVDPAALEACVRDVLNVTATRHMAVLDPLKVTISNFTHGNPIKLTVPDFPNEPGKGQHDIVFDEVIYIEASDFQEKASKDFRRLTLNQAVGLKHAGVVLTVKEIERDSSGNIVNIIATQEPASENNKPKAFIHWVSNPILASIRLYERLFKHKHPEDVNEVPNGFLSDVNSSSKKEIVGYIDASLVDLAKPLDKFQFERIGFFSVDPDTTPGKLVFNRTVTLKEDSKNM
- the LOC117218344 gene encoding EEF1A lysine methyltransferase 1 isoform X4, with amino-acid sequence MWPWEKERCVICNKSVYYNLRCESKIVRKMSNSDDDDLQLCPTTLAALNEFLKEKEERENELKCISENQSLDICFDENWQLSQFWYDEYTTDTLVKGAINSTDSTGKIALISCPTLYNKLKKNCGLRQANSLLTVTLFEYDERFKIFGSDYVPYNYKFPLDLTRNMAGYYDLVIADPPFLSDECLTKTALTIKFLAKKNIVLCTGKCCYGRISRKANGC
- the LOC117218344 gene encoding EEF1A lysine methyltransferase 1 isoform X1, which encodes MWPWEKERCVICNKSVYYNLRCESKIVRKMSNSDDDDLQLCPTTLAALNEFLKEKEERENELKCISENQSLDICFDENWQLSQFWYDEYTTDTLVKGAINSTDSTGKIALISCPTLYNKLKKNCGLRQANSLLTVTLFEYDERFKIFGSDYVPYNYKFPLDLTRNMAGYYDLVIADPPFLSDECLTKTALTIKFLAKKNIVLCTGAVMAELVGKLMDVKICNFIPHHQNNLGNEFYCYSNFDFDKMLK
- the LOC117218344 gene encoding EEF1A lysine methyltransferase 1 isoform X2, with protein sequence MWPWEKERCVICNKSVYYNLRCESKIVRKMSNSDDDDLQLCPTTLAALNEFLKEKEERENELKCISENQSLDICFDENWQLSQFWYDEYTTDTLVKGAINSTDSTGKIALISCPTLYNKLKKNCGLRQVTLFEYDERFKIFGSDYVPYNYKFPLDLTRNMAGYYDLVIADPPFLSDECLTKTALTIKFLAKKNIVLCTGAVMAELVGKLMDVKICNFIPHHQNNLGNEFYCYSNFDFDKMLK
- the LOC117218344 gene encoding EEF1A lysine methyltransferase 1 isoform X3, which gives rise to MSNSDDDDLQLCPTTLAALNEFLKEKEERENELKCISENQSLDICFDENWQLSQFWYDEYTTDTLVKGAINSTDSTGKIALISCPTLYNKLKKNCGLRQANSLLTVTLFEYDERFKIFGSDYVPYNYKFPLDLTRNMAGYYDLVIADPPFLSDECLTKTALTIKFLAKKNIVLCTGAVMAELVGKLMDVKICNFIPHHQNNLGNEFYCYSNFDFDKMLK